cattgtagaataatagtgaacacatcaaactattaaataacacatatgtactcatgtggtaaccaaaaaagtgttaaacaaatcaaaatatattttatatttgagattcttcaaagtagccaccctttgccttgatgacagatttgcacacgcttggcattctctcaaccagcttcacctggaatgcttttcttgaaggagttcccacatatgctgagcacttgttggatgcttttccttcactctgcagtccaactcatcccaaaccctctcaattgggttgaggttgtgtgattgtggaggccaggtcatctgatgcagcactccatcaccctccttcttgttcaaatagccattcaacagcctggaggtgtgttgggtcattgtcctgttgaaaaacaaatgataatcccactaagcaaaaaccaggtgggatggcgtatcgctgcagaatgctgtggtagccatgctggttaagtgtgccttgaattctaaataaatcacagacagtgtcaccagcaaagtacccccaaaccatcacacctcctccatgtttcacgggaaccacacatgcggagatcatccgttcacctactctgtgtctcacaaagatacggcggttggtaccaaaaatctcacatttgaactcatcagaccaaaggacagatttccaccagtctaatgtccattgctcatgtttcttggcccaagcaagtctcttcttcttattggcgtcctttagtagtggtttctttgcagcaattcgaccatgaaggcctgattcatacagtctcctctgaacagttaatgttgagatgtgtctgttacttgaactctgtgaagcatttatttgggctgcaatttctgatgctggtaactctaatgaacttatcctctgcagcagaaataCGCGGTCTTCctatcctgtggcggtcctcatgagagccagtttcatcatagcacttgatggtttttgcgactgcacttgaaaaaaataaagaaaaaccttgagtaggtgtgtccaaacttttgactggtactgtacatccttATTTCTCTGCCATAGGGGAGCTTGTGAGACTTTCCTACGACATTGTTATCCAATTCCACTCATGTACCAGTAataacctcctctcttcttctgtcaGTCTGCAGATACAGGGGTTGCAGGTCCTGGGGTCAAGCAGGAGAGAACTGAAGGAGAGGACACAAGACTCAGCAGAGACATCCTGACTGGATTGACTGGAGCACCCCCTGTATCCAGGGAGGACCCCGCCGCCTCGCCTCAGCCCAGGACCCAACACAGCatcacggaggtcagtggaacgcCGAACACCGTCCtcaagtcagagacagacacCGAGACTTTAACTGTAACACACAGGCTCTTACCCACAGGATCTGACCACAGATCAGACTCAGAGAGACTGGAGCTGGGGCCACTGGGCTGTCCTCCTGCTTCCAGCTCAGAGTACTTACCGGTATTTCACCAGAGCCAGAGGACGGTTCATTCCTGTGGAGATGGTGACGCGTTAGACACTGGTGTTGATGACCTGCCTTGTTCTTACGCTACAGAGATGGACCCTGGCAACATATCCTTGGGTTTAGAGACACAGACTCATCTGTTTAGAGAGGACTGgaaccagtacagtagtagtgtatactctgaagggTGCCTAGATAAGAAACGGGAGGTTATAGTGGTAGACGAGGTGAAAGTGGAGGGCGACGCTCCTCCCACATGGAATGCAGATAGTCACTTAGGAGACAGACACTCACAGGGTAGAGATTTCTTAGATTACAGAGAAAGCTtggacacaaatataaatgttgTCACCCACTCCCCTTTACACGCATTCAGGGATCGTGTCCCAGTGTCCACATCGATGGCACCTTCCGATTCACACGGCTGCGTCGTTTTCGATCAAGTGTTGAACTCAAATGACCAAAGGGCCATGGCTCGTGGAGGGGGAGCAACATCCGGCAATAGTAAAGAgaaacggttcctctgcatgttctgtaacaaaggcttcagctgcccACAGAAagtggagatccaccagagggtccacacaggggagaaaccctacagctgtacccagtgtcataTGTGCTTTTCCCAGGCTTGTCACCtaaagaggcaccagagggtccacacaggggagaaaccctacagctgcccccattgtgagaagaggttctcccgccaggaccagctgaagatgcacctgaaggtccacacgggaGAGAGGCCATTTGCATGTACGCACTGcaggaagaggttctcagagaggagcaacctcaggatacaccagcagaaaaaccATTCCACTATGTAACATAGGAAGTACCCATTCCACTCTATAGTGTCTGACGTTTAGATCAAACCCAGCATTGAAGACACAGATTCATTTTCAGTGTTATCAGcagaaaagatccacagatgcatTTAGAATAACGATAGTAACAGATTTCAATGTTGAATATTTGTGGGTAGAATATTGCATCCAGATATGATATTGTATGATATATAAGGCATATATAAgcctaaaaatgtaaaataagtgCTTGAGGTGTTCCGGAAGActgttaaaaaaaatgaaaagaaacAGGGAGTACATATGTTTTGAATTGAAATGCAAACAGATTCTAAGTTGGTTGATGTCATAAATATTAAGAACTAAAAGGCGATGGAAAAGTGGAGAGGAACTGGCACGACTGTCTGAATGAGTTGCCAGCATCACAAAACATTTTTGGAGAATGAATATGTTAAGGTTACTTTTGTACGTATTGGCCTAGACCAGGGCTAtgcaactcttaccctacgaggtccagaacctgctggttttctgttctacctgataattaattgtacccacctgttgtcccaggtctaaatcagtccatGAGTAGAGGGGAACAATGGAGAGAAAAATGCAGCAGAACTGGCTTCGActtccagagttgagtttgaggggccTAGACTATATTGCAACATAAGGATGCATTAAGGTGTATTACAGATTTAATATTATTTTACTTGGGATGAGATGTTGAATTCGTCTGATGACACCAATACTTCTCGCAATTTTATTGCAGACAAATTAAATGGGATTTGCCCAGTTAattttttttgtcaatgagaACACCTAGGAATTTGGTAGTTTTAACATGGGGTAGTAAAGGAAATGTATTATAAATTTTTTGGGCAATAAAATGCATGATTTAAACCAGTTGTCAACATCATTTAATTACAAATAAAGTTTTGCGATACTAATCATTGAACGGAAATGCCATGGAAAATGTTATTGGGCTTTTGAGCAGCAGTTTCATTTACAACATCCGACCAGTAGATATCAAAACGTTTTTCTGTAAATGTAGCAATGTGTTTGTGATCAAAATTACTGAAATAAATTCTATTGACCTGATTGCTTTGAGAGCTGGTACAAACGAGATAAAATAACAGGAAATTATCAGATATCTCTGTACAAGAGACCAGATACCCCCGATTTAAAAGAAATTAGTAAATATGTTGTCAGATTGCTACTTGTAGCAGTGATTCTTAAGTACAATAATGGCAAGATATAGGATCAAGAAAGTTATTGATCTTAACTTGATCACTCTTCTGTCGCAGAGAATTTTCCTGCTGCACCAGGAAATTCAAATGAGCCTGGTGAATCCCTGAAAATGAtcagttctctttctctccatacaGGGGCAGTCAAGCCATTGGGATCAGCGCTTGCTATAAAAAATCATATTCTCACTCGCTCAAACGCTAGGCCCTATTACTGCAAAattcaaatgtacaaaaatgtatcTGAAATGCAGCAGCCATATACATCAACAATTGTCGTTTTACATAGCTTAATAACGCAAGATGGATATTGGTCTTCACTAGGCTACTACATACAAGTGTATCTTAAGGTTACGAATGAACTGTCAAAATATAATTAAATCGTGGCCTGGGGTGGTCTTGCAGTTAGGGCTGCTGCCTTCAATACTGTTTCGGCGGGGGTTCGATTCCGGCCAACGCATTTCTGGCACAAATAACTCAATCCCCCTGATTGACTTTATTAAGTTACACATTTCAAATATGGACAGTCCAGGGATATTTTACCCCCGATCTTGATAAGAAATTACCACACCAGACACGTTTGGATAACATAAAAAGGAAACAAAATAATAACAATAGCCTacgctacaccaacattagtttccaTTCATACAAAGTGTCGGGTAAATTGCCACAGTAGATTTGCCGTGGTAAACAAGGAAATCCTTTTTTCTGTTGTACGGAATGCTTGTCAATCGCCCTTAGTCTGTTCAAAAAGAGCTACGTCTTTCCGATGACAACACCAACTTGAGGGCGAACATATCTAGAAAGTTGCAAGTGTAACCTGATCTCCCACAGGAGCAACCAACGTCTTAGACCGTTTTAGACTCTTTGACCGAGGGCAGGCACTGGTTTCAATATGCCATTTGGTTATATTCCAATAAGCTACATTCTGTAGGCTACCCGTAAAAggcgctgcatggtcaatccgacagCTGCTTTGGCCGTGTAGCATTTATGGTGATACTGCTTCGGCAGAAGTCAGGAAATTCATACATCTTGTGCttcgcagagctgttgtgaaggaacttgtcaaggaagtgagtttgtgtttatacagttTATACAGTGGTACGGAGCtaaatttggcctctgcatgcttCCGTAGGCGCCACAATTGCTTCACACCTTCCATACggagcctccgaccacatttttggatcaagcataaattggcttttagcCTATCCATTGTCACAGTATGAAAGGTGTGAAAACAAATTATAGGCTATTGTTTGTGTCCCTGGCTGAGTTGATGAGCTGATTTGGGCCATCAGTTGATTGacagatgtaggcctactgtagaacGATATATTTTCCTCCAGTGTGGATGCTCGCCTAGTTTTATAGTTAGGCTGTGTATAATTTGTCAATTTAGTTATTGTCTTTGGTATGGATTGAAAGCCTGTATTGTGTGGCCTTAATATTTCATTTTGTAAAGCTGTCAAGATGTTTGAGCCTATCCAAAGATGATTTTGTTGAGCTGAGACACTTTTCTCTGAATAGTAAATTATCAGACTATTTGTTTTACTTCTggaaaacattgaaataaatgcaaTTCACTTGTGGCCCTAATGTAGGCTCAGGCTTGCCACTAGATCACCCTGCACTGGGCGCAAATTCATGAGGCTCGGAGCCGGAGCACGCTGCTTAGACCTCTGCGCTACTGCAGGTTACAATGCTCTAGCAATTACTTAAATCACTTGTGCTACCCACACTATAGAATAATAATTGGAAATTGTCAAAAACATGTAATTTCAATTATTCATGCCTCTGTTCCAAATTACCCCACTTTGTCCCTTACAGCCTGTTTATTTCCTCAGTGAGTACTGGGGGCTAGCTGTTGTTTCACAGGAAGCTTATCTCTAACCCAAACACCAGATGGCTGCCTCTAATTTAATATCAGTCCTAATGCTCAATCCCTCTGTTTGTAATGTGACCTTGTATTGAAACATTTACTTCTTCAAATTACTAAGATATTGCATTATTAGAGTGCTATCTGAAAGCCAATTACCATTCACTTTTTTCCTTCACACTTATTAAATGTCTATTTTAAGATTCATATGTAATGCTTTGGAGGGATCAATATGTATATATTTCGGTCCCCTGTATATCGCATGCTCTGTCCATAATACGTCTCTACCTAGCATTTTAAACGGTTGGTTAGGTGAATACAGAACATCATTGGTTCTATTTAACAGGGTATGGGGtttatttcaaaatgtattaCCAGGATGGAAGAAATCTTTTAAGTGTTTATAATTGTATTGGTTAGGAGTAAGTCAAATCCTATACAATGTTTTAACCATATCTTTCTCAAATGATCCATCAAGGGACCACTCTGAACATTTCTCaatactttttacaccacttaCGTACTTACGTACTACACCACTTACGTCTAATTGTGGGTGAGCAGGTTGTATATATATTTGTTCTGTTGTTTACTTCATCAGATCTCTAGTAACCCATTATACATTTGTTACATCACAAATTCCTCCTCTACACCAGTGTTCTATTCATACAGGGGTTTAAATATTCACTCTAGTCTTCTATTTAACAGCATATTCAGGAATAATACTATTTTCTTTCATATCTACATACAGAATCCCAATATAATGTTATAGATCTGAAAACTCAGCTCACACAGAACTGGTTGGGGTATTCATTATTTTCCTTATATAACTATACTTAGGTATTCACATCCACAACACTCCATGTGCATCTTCAACAATTATAAATCCCTACAATAACACCTCGTGCTATTATCAGTGGTTCTCAGACCACGTAGACTTTTCTATCGTTACATCCTATGTATCTTCAATGGTTCTCTTGCCGCTACTTCCTATACACTAGTAGTCCCAGACTATGATGGGCGGTGGTGGATGGAATCCCTAGATTGAGTCCCTACATTATTACCCCATGTGCATCTTCAATGATTCTCTTGTCATTACTTCCTATGCACAATATGTATCTCCTActctgccttctgaaagtattcagaccccttgacttttccacattttgttaggttacagccttgttctaaaatggattaaatagtttccccctgatcaatctacacacaataccccataatgacaaatcaaaaacaggtttttagaaatgtttgctaatttattaaaaatacaaaactgaaatatcacatttaaataactattcagacccttgtcccaaagccactcctgcattgtattggctttgtgcttagggtcgttgtcctattggaaggtgaacctttgctccagtctgaggtcctgagtgctctggagcaggttttcatcaaggatctctctgtactgctctgttcatctttgcctcgatcctgaataGGCTCTCAGtccctgtcactgaaaaacatccccaccgcatgatgctgccaccaccatgcgtcactgtagggatggtgccaggtttcctccagacgtgacgcttggcattcaggccaaagaattcaatcttggtttcatcagaccagagaatcttgtttctcatggtcaaagtccttaggtgccttttggcaaactccgagcgggctgtcatgtgccttttactgaggagtggcttccgtcaggccactctaccataaaggcctgattggtggagtgctgcagagatggttgtccttctggaaggttctcccatctccacagaggaattctagagctctgtcagtgaccatcgggttcttggtcacccccctgaccaaggtccttctcccgttattgctcagtttggtcgggcgaccagctctaggaagagtcttggtggtaacaaacttcttccatttaagaatcttggggaccttcaatgctgcagaagttgtttggtacccttccccagatctgtgccgacacaatcctgtctcggagctcaacggaaAATTCCTTCAACCCCATGGCTTGTgtcttgctctgacatgcactgtcaactgtgggaccttatatagacaggtgtgtgcctttccaaatcatgtccaatcaatttaacttaccacaggtggactccaatcaagttgtagaaacatctcaaggatgatcaatggaaacaggatgcacccgtgctcaatttcgagtctcatagcaaagggtctgaatacttatgtaaattaggtatctgttgtttatttttaatacatttccccCAAAAATCTTAATGCCTGTTTacgctttgtcaatatggggtcttgtgtgtagattgctgaggattttttttatttaatcaattttagaaaggctgtaacgtaacaaaatgtggaaaaagtcaagggatctgaatactttccgaaggcactgtatatttaatAACACCACGTGTCATTGTTAGTGGCTGCAGACCACGTAGACACTTCTTCAATAAATGCCTACAGACAGCTGTCAGCGGGGCTTTCCGTGGTACTGTTACGCCCTCGCTCTAGTCTTCTATAAGACTAGTGAATAGCCTTCTCTCTATAAGACTATGGGTACCTTTTTATGCATTATTCACCTTAATTGTATTGGTTTTATAATGCATTTttaaaatcatttcaaattgacTTACTGAAATAATTTGCCGTTCCTCAATTGTTCGCGGATGATGTGTTTCCTCCTGGGCAGTTAACAATAAGGGTCTGGTCTGGGCGGGTCTCGTCATCTTTTGGTCAGATGGGAATTTCCCTCAAAATGCGCCACTGGTTTTCCTCACAGACCCCCAACTGGAAAGCTCCGCAGGCAGAATCAATCATCCAGTTCGTGATGCCAAATTGAAAatttgtggaaattcttacacagggagactcaaagtcaatcttaaattaatcattgtttattatcagcgtgctggagaggttccaaccaactcaatgcaccaagtacacatgtcaatctactggggcagtcccgttagttcttatatacagacaagttatatttgcatgatttagcttattcatcatTCATATTTAATTAATCAATAACGTttgcatgtgacagaccaatacctcaaaATACTTCTCTCTAAGCTGTGACCTTGAAATGGAGATATCCCTTTCTCTAAACAAGGTTCTGGGCTGCCAAATTGCAGATCGTGATAATGAGGATtcgttcaatcagtcacttgcatgaataCAGAAATAGGtttttacaaaaacaaaaacacaaacataaaCATTTCCATcacacacattcaataccgccttgcacacatCTAGCTGGCCtaaggtgtaatcattagtccaacagttccaaacgagagtttctattggacaaagccaggtatgtttatccccatttcattccgtttgcttctgtttaagaaatgtttttcaacagaattggcggaatgaatacacccttgATCACACACAAACAATTCACTTTCATAGCTACATACAAACAGcttgttgtattccttctcgcatgtatgcgctctcctcctctcaccttttccctttgcttgtggacttcaatgcacaacacattgTGCATTGCTGTCTGTTACCAGGCGAAAAAGCATTTCCAAGCAAAACATTCatatcataactgctacacacagcctacattgttgtcaccatattagctaaagtaacgtcatagtcaacatagctaatagaactaatgcattagtaaacccgctacaatcatgcagtacagtcacTGGGGCCCCCCGGttgcaataaattaataaaaccaaaagcttaccttgacttggaagagttccagtgctggatagtcatagctagctaacatagcatccctctgtttgagccgggtgtttaagtaggctaaactagctagctgcatttagTAGATATGAAAACAGTGATGAagttttgctctctctctcgctcctccatttttgaagaaattaatttgttcaaaactttAACTAGtgtctttgagtcaactactcaccacattttatgcactgcagcgctagctagctgtagcttatgctttcagtacatTCTCTAATCCTTTGATTGGGTAtaaaacatgtcagttcatgctgcaagagctctgataggttggaggatgtactccggaagttgtcataattttactgtgtaagtctatggaacggggtgagaaccatgagcctcctaggttttgtattgaaatcaatgtacccagaggaagacggaaactagctgtccttcggctacaccatggtgcttaCCTTAGAGTaatgttgaggctactgtagaccttcattgcaaaacagtgtgttttaatcaattatttggtattgtgaatatattttgtatcgttttatctaaaaaggacaaCGTTTTAAATGTTTAACTATTTTTattaaattcactgaggaggatggtcctgaTACATAGGTGCATCATTTTAAATgattttgttttaagccttcccCAAACCACCATAAAATTATGTTGGAAATGTCCATGGTGAGTTGgggagaaatatatattttttaagataaAAAAAGTCAAATGAATTAAAGGAATAGATCAGTGGGCTACAGCCAAGTCGCCTGCAGTAGGCCTACTGGGCGGAGGGGGTGAAACACCAGCTGGTCGTACTTCAGGTATGTGATGTTGCCTCTCTTTTGCTGTTCAAAGAAAGCAGGTCCTTTCTTTTGAGGCGTACCTTTCGGAGAAGTCTTCATTGATTAAGAACTGAGCTCTTTGGCcttgcacaccagtggtgggtttggtgttgAAATGAGAATTTATAAGCAGATAAGAACCCCATACCCACTGTAATATATGGTGGTGGATTTTTGTTATGGTGctgttttgcttccactggtcctggggccctggTTAAGGTCAaaggcatcatgaactttacccagtaccaggacattttagcccaaaacctggttgcctctgcaaGGAAGCTGATACTTGGCctcaagtggatcttccagcaagacgataaccacaaccacacatcaaaatccacaaagaaatggtaaATTGAATCgaatcccattgaaaacctgtggtttgaattgaagagagcagtccataagcgcagacaaagGATACCAATGATCtcgaaagattctgtatggagcaATGGTCTAAGATCCATCCTCCCAATGTATTCTACAATTTtagaaaacattttagaaaacggCTCAGTGCTATAATCttcgcaaggtgaggtattgaaaacaggagtgtcaatcattttgacccctatctttttgtgattttttttctctgagcaattgtattagtttaaaatataatacatttaaaaaataaaatggcatacaatatagctcagtatttgaattatgtattt
This genomic window from Salvelinus namaycush isolate Seneca chromosome 8, SaNama_1.0, whole genome shotgun sequence contains:
- the LOC120052953 gene encoding zinc finger protein 329-like — translated: MTNLITQHHILTQASIMEVLANTAVADICKLVDDDYAVFRLEITQSQKENRTLRRKLQLLEQKVTRERVLASRPSSVKILDRYRGMARGNLTGGYRSFVKPAGHNTWRDDQPINVEEGSGTSTQHVIVIESADTGVAGPGVKQERTEGEDTRLSRDILTGLTGAPPVSREDPAASPQPRTQHSITEVSGTPNTVLKSETDTETLTVTHRLLPTGSDHRSDSERLELGPLGCPPASSSEYLPVFHQSQRTVHSCGDGDALDTGVDDLPCSYATEMDPGNISLGLETQTHLFREDWNQYSSSVYSEGCLDKKREVIVVDEVKVEGDAPPTWNADSHLGDRHSQGRDFLDYRESLDTNINVVTHSPLHAFRDRVPVSTSMAPSDSHGCVVFDQVLNSNDQRAMARGGGATSGNSKEKRFLCMFCNKGFSCPQKVEIHQRVHTGEKPYSCTQCHMCFSQACHLKRHQRVHTGEKPYSCPHCEKRFSRQDQLKMHLKVHTGERPFACTHCRKRFSERSNLRIHQQKNHSTM